A region of Subdoligranulum variabile DNA encodes the following proteins:
- a CDS encoding putative RNA methyltransferase — translation MTPALAQALRCPVCGGPLLLVGRSLRCPKAHSFDLAKEGYANLLAIQKKHAADPGDGKEMVRARRAFLSAGYYAPLMKVLAELCAGLPHAHMVDAGCGEGSYDRYLQDALPEAQIVGFDLSKEAVRLAAKRVPEAAFCVGGSFSAPVRDGWADLLLNIFSPFAGTEFHRMLRPGGFLVYAVPTARHLYGLKQVLYATPYENEVKQTAYDGFAFVEEREAAASITLEGESVQ, via the coding sequence ATGACCCCCGCGCTGGCGCAGGCACTGCGCTGTCCGGTCTGCGGCGGTCCGCTTCTGCTGGTGGGGCGCAGTCTGCGCTGCCCCAAGGCCCACAGCTTTGACCTGGCCAAAGAGGGATATGCCAACCTGCTGGCCATCCAGAAGAAACATGCCGCTGACCCTGGCGACGGCAAGGAAATGGTCCGTGCTCGCCGCGCCTTCCTCTCGGCAGGATATTATGCGCCTTTGATGAAAGTGCTGGCGGAACTTTGCGCCGGGCTGCCCCACGCCCACATGGTGGATGCGGGCTGCGGGGAAGGCAGCTATGACCGTTACCTGCAGGATGCCCTGCCCGAGGCGCAGATCGTGGGATTCGATCTCTCCAAGGAGGCGGTTCGGCTGGCGGCCAAACGGGTGCCCGAAGCTGCTTTCTGCGTGGGAGGCAGCTTCAGCGCTCCCGTGCGGGACGGTTGGGCCGATCTGCTGCTCAACATCTTTTCGCCCTTTGCGGGAACGGAGTTTCATCGCATGCTGCGCCCCGGAGGATTCCTGGTCTATGCGGTGCCCACGGCCCGGCATCTCTACGGGCTCAAGCAGGTACTCTATGCCACGCCCTACGAAAACGAGGTCAAGCAGACCGCCTATGACGGCTTTGCCTTTGTGGAGGAGCGGGAGGCCGCGGCCTCCATTACCCTGGAAGGGGAGAGCGTGCAGTAG